One Osmerus eperlanus chromosome 13, fOsmEpe2.1, whole genome shotgun sequence genomic region harbors:
- the adam19b gene encoding disintegrin and metalloproteinase domain-containing protein 19, producing the protein MRPRLCLDVFSRTATSGLYLYLIIFFGVSFSESAASDGRGSLLRNSLGDREGYEITYPYWIQPGRHRRSSLTKERPAEAEVLVTAGGRELRLHLQRNEQLLAPGFQEIWYTPGGARLTSSPPSTGHCLYHGWVQGVDGSSVALSTCSGLRGLISLNTSLNYLIEPLPVTKDTHPHAVFPAESLRTLNGSCHHHPSNQEQGEGLDDLIHGMMASQGGKRREHRDVSQNMKYVELLLVADNAEFQKHDQSIEKTKLKLLEAANYVDKYYKALSIRVALIGLEVWSDQDRINVSDNPYSTLGAFLAWRRKQLHALPNDNAQLITGVAFRGTTIGLAPLKAMCSEYQSGGVNSDHSDWAVGVAATMAHEMGHNFGMSHDSDECCQARPDEGGCIMAAATGHPFPRVFNLCNKKELHSYLGSGGGKCLFNLPNTRAMYGGQRCGNGYLEDGEECDCGDEEECTSPCCNASNCTLKAGAECAHGVCCHDCKLKNPGALCRPPSGSCDLPEYCDGKSESCPANFYLVDGTSCSWGQAFCYTGMCLTLEQQCQSLWGQDARPAPDLCFERVNEAGDSYGNCGKDLLGKYRSCKDRDGKCGKIQCLSSAPKPIDTNAVPIDTTVSAGHRRVLCRGTHVYRGGPEDEGQGDTLDPGLVMTGTKCGEDGICFGGECRNASFLRADECSAKCHGHGLCNNNHNCHCDSGWAPPLCDQEGSGGSLDSGPVLTQSSLLPVLLLLLLAGFVLLIVVGLWCYYRQKLRPLKTSGPLPTPICPGPTEVKATHANGHANGHANGHANGHANGHANGHANGHANGHANGHANGHANPTFLLKSSDKLSQSSPRPSPSCSARSRNSIVRPTVKPPPIPAYAGQQKDNQPQPQSPPKPTHAANHRKAQPQPPPLPSVPPPLPTLPHSPHTSSSELTQPRPEPPNRPPPPLPHSKQTQEKQKSRLQVSIDALQKGKTTLVPPSGHRRQNRPDNRTSGKT; encoded by the exons GCAGTTGTTGGCCCCCGGATTCCAGGAGATATGGTACACTCCCGGCGGCGCccgcctcacctcctctcctcccagcact gggcACTGTCTCTACCATGGATGGGTCCAGGGGGTGGACGGCTCCAGTGTGGCTCTAAGCACCTGCTCTGGGCTCAG GGGACTGATATCGCTGAACACCAGCCTCAACTACCTGATTGAGCCTCTTCCTGTTACCAAGGATACACACCCGCATGCCGTGTTCCCTGCTGAGAGCCTCCGCACGCTCAACGGCTCCTGTCATCATCACCCTAGCAACCAGGAGCAAGGGGAGGGGCTTGATGACCTCATCCATGGAATGATGGCGTcgcagggaggaaagaggaga GAGCACAGAGACGTGAGCCAGAATATGAAGTATGTAGAACTGTTGCTGGTGGCGGACAATGCTgag TTTCAGAAACATGACCAGAGCATAGAGAAGACCAAGCTAAAGTTACTGGAAGCTGCCAACTACGTAGACAAA tactaCAAGGCCCTCAGTATCCGCGTGGCGTTGATTGGTCTGGAGGTGTGGTCAGACCAGGACAGGATCAACGTGTCGGACAACCCCTACAGCACCCTGGGAGCCTTCCTGGCTTGGAGACGCAAGCAGCTACACGCTCTCCCCAACGACAACGCACAGCTCATCAC GGGTGTGGCATTCCGGGGCACCACCATCGGGCTGGCTCCTCTCAAAGCCATGTGCTCTGAGTACCAGTCAGGGGGAGTCAACTCG GACCACTCAGACTGGGCGGTGGGTGTGGCTGCCACCATGGCACATGAGATGGGGCACAACTTTGGCATGAGCCACGACAGTGACGAGTGCTGCCAGGCTCGTCCTGACGAAGGGGGCTGCATCATGGCGGCGGCCAccgg CCACCCGTTCCCCCGTGTGTTCAACCTGTGTAACAAGAAGGAGCTGCATAGCTACCTGGGCTCCGGAGGGGGGAAGTGTCTGTTTAACCTGCCCAACACCAGGGCCATGTACGGGGGCCAGCGCTGTGGCAACGGCTACCTGGAAGATGGAGAGGAGTGTGACTGTGGAGATGAAGag GAGTGCACCAGCCCGTGCTGCAACGCCAGCAACTGCACCCTGAAGGCCGGGGCCGAGTGTGCTCACGGAGTGTGCTGTCACGACTGCAAG ctgAAGAACCCTGGCGCTCTGTGCCGCCCTCCCtccgggtcatgtgacctacccGAGTACTGCGATGGGAAGTCGGAGTCCTGCCCTGCCAACTTCTATCTGGTGGAcggcacttcctgttcctggggACAGGCCTTCTGCTACACCGGCATGTGTCTGACTCTGGAGCAGCAGTGTCAATCACTCTGGGGGCAGG ATGCCCGCCCGGCCCCTGACCTGTGTTTTGAGCGTGTGAACGAGGCAGGGGACTCCTATGGGAACTGTGGGAAAGACCTGCTAGGAAAATACAGGTCCTGCAAGGACAG AGACGGCAAGTGTGGTAAGATCCAGTGTCTTAGCTCCGCCCCCAAACCCATCGACACCAACGCCGTCCCCATCGACACCACGGTCAGCGCCGGACACCGCAGGGTCCTGTGCCGCGGGACGCACGTCTACCGAGGCGGGCCGGAGGacgaggggcagggggacacgCTGGACCCGGGCCTGGTCATGACGGGAACCAAGTGTGGAGAGGATGGG ATCTGTTTTGGAGGAGAGTGCCGCAACGCTTCTTTCCTGCGGGCGGATGAGTGCAGTGCCAAGTGCCATGGCCAtggg CTGTGTAACAACAACCATAACTGCCACTGTGACTCCGGCTGGGCCCCGCCCCTGTGTGACCAGGAGGGGTCGGGGGGCAGTCTTGACAGTGGACCTGTCCTCACCCAGA GCAGCCTACTTCCTGTTCtgttgctcctcctcctggctggcTTTGTGCTGTTGATTGTTGTAGGACTGTGGTGCTACTACAGGCAGAAGCTCCGCCCTCTGAAAACATCCGGGCCGCTTCCAACACCTAT ATGTCCAGGACCTACTGAAGTCAAAGCCACCCATGCCAACGGTCATGCTAACGGTCATGCTAACGGGCATGCTAACGGTCATGCCAACGGTCATGCCAACGGTCATGCCAACGGTCATGCTAACGGTCATGCTAACGGTCATGCTAATGGCCATGCCAACCCTACATTCCTGCTGAAGAGTTCAGACAAACTG AGTCAGTCCAGTCCTCGTCCAAGCCCTTCCTGTTCCGCCCGATCCAGAAACTCTATTGTTCGCCCGACTGTGAAGCCTCCTCCCATACCTGCCTATGCTGGCCAGCAGAAAGAcaaccagcctcagccccagtctcCCCCCAAACCCACCCATGCAGCCAATCACAGAaaagctcagccccagccccctcctcttccctctgtgccccctcctctgcccacccttccccacagcccccacacctCATCTTCAGAGCTCACACAACCCCGCCCTGAGCCCCCTAACAGGCCTCCACCACCCTTGCCCCATTCAAAACAAACTCAG GAGAAGCAGAAAAGCCGTCTGCAGGTGTCCATAGACGCCCTTCAGAAAGGAAAGACTACTCTAGTGCCACCTTCTGGACACAGAAGGCAGAACAG ACCCGATAACAGGACCTCAGGGAAAACTTGA
- the gpr151 gene encoding G-protein coupled receptor 151, whose product MDKLGTVTNVTAGNSSMDRSAVIERGSTQHLDPGDLKVLVPVLLGVLCVLGLAFNLTAMGILFSNARKSKLSLINSLVLNLMLADGLLLAFAVPFRAVAYSQPSWTLGWPVCKTADWFLHACMAAKSFTVAVMAKACYRYVSNPNKQTSVRLGTVLVVLFFTWLAACSAPVPHWLFASLQRESQGLVCVQVVPPEARDFMSVYVKAYPLGVYCAPLSFALLYFWKAYGRCQRRSSKTQNLRTQIRSRKLTLMLFCLTVAMATLWLPQWVVWVWERHAAQRAGEGGEPSAALPPLLLALCAQLLALSLSLVNPVIVLSLSDEFREGYRGLWRRLTLRKHPPPRPKPGPHAPTAPQSPCPRPETSGQRRGDRGLEPSPSCDQGHRGEAAAPEAERGSAGEGEGESPRDGIVLPDVEQFWNERETGSLTDENDPIPWEHQEGKETRK is encoded by the coding sequence ATGGACAAACTTGGCACTGTGACTAATGTCACCGCAGGCAACAGTTCCATGGACAGGAGTGCCGTTATCGAGCGGGGCTCCACCCAGCACCTGGACCCTGGCGACCTCAAGGTCCTGGTGCCTGTCCTGCtgggggtgctgtgtgtccTGGGCCTGGCCTTCAACCTCACCGCCATGGGTATCCTCTTCTCCAACGCCCGCAAGAGCAAGCTCTCCCTCATCAACTCCCTGGTGCTCAACCTCATGCTGGCCGACGGCCTCCTGCTGGCCTTTGCCGTGCCCTTCCGGGCCGTCGCTTACTCCCAGCCCAGCTGGACGCTGGGCTGGCCCGTGTGCAAGACGGCCGACTGGTTCCTCCACGCCTGCATGGCGGCCAAGAGCTTCACGGTGGCCGTGATGGCCAAGGCGTGCTACCGCTACGTGTCCAACCCCAACAAGCAGACGAGCGTCCGCCTGGGCACCGTCCTGGTGGTGCTCTTCTTCACCTGGCTCGCCGCCTGCTCCGCGCCCGTCCCCCACTGGCTGTTCGCCTCCCTGCagagggagagccaggggcTGGTGTGCGTGCAGGTGGTCCCCCCCGAGGCCCGGGACTTTATGTCCGTGTACGTGAAGGCGTACCCCCTGGGCGTGTACTGCGCCCCGCTGAGCTTCGCCCTGCTCTACTTCTGGAAGGCGTACGGCCGGTGCCAGCGGCGCTCCAGCAAGACCCAGAACCTGCGCACTCAGATCCGCTCCCGGAAGCTCACCCTGATGCTGTTCTGCCTGACGGTGGCCATGGCGACCCTGTGGCTGCCGCAgtgggtggtgtgggtgtgggagcGCCACGCGGCGCAGAGGGCGGGCGAGGGCGGCGAGCCCTCCGCGGCCTTGCCGCCGCTCCTCCTCGCCCTCTGCGCCCAGCTGCTGgcgctctccctgtccctggtgAACCCCGTCATCGTGCTGTCCCTGTCGGACGAGTTCCGGGAGGGCTACCGGGGGCTGTGGAGGCGCCTCACCCTCCGCAAGCACCCGCCGCCCAGGCCCAAGCCCGGGCCCCACGCCCCCACCGCCCCGCAGTCCCCCTGCCCCAGGCCAGAGACCTCGGGCCAGAGGCGAGGGGACAGAGGCCTGGAGCCCAGCCCCAGCTGCGACCAGGGCCACCGAGGAGAGGCGGCGGCGCCCGAGGCGGAGCGAGGCAgcgcgggggagggggagggagagagccccCGGGATGGGATCGTCCTGCCGGATGTGGAGCAGTTCTGGAACGAGAGGGAGACGGGCTCTCTCACCGACGAGAACGACCCCATTCCATGGGAGCACCAGGAGGGCAAGGAGACAAGGAAGTGA
- the ppp2r2ba gene encoding serine/threonine-protein phosphatase 2A 55 kDa regulatory subunit B beta isoform isoform X2, whose product MEEESDARKINNSFLRDHNYATEADIISTVEFNSSGELLATGDKGGRVVVFQREQESKSQPQRRGEYNVYSTFQSHEPEFDYLKSLEIEEKINKIRWLPQQNAAYYLLSTNDKTVKLWKISERDKRPEGYNLKDEDGRIRDPSTITSLRVPVLQPMDLMVEATARRVFSNAHTYHINSISVNSDLQTFISTDDLRVNLWNLEITDRSFNIVDIKPSNMEELTEVITSAEFHPQQCHTLAYSSSKGSIRLCDMREAALCDKHSKYFEEPEDPSTRSFFSEIISSVSDVKFSHSGRYLLTRDYLTAKVWDLQMENKPLETYQVHDYLRGKLCSLYENDCIFDKFECVWNGSDSVIMTGSYNNFFRMFDRNTKRDVTLEASRENSKPRAILKPRKVCVGGKRRKDEISVDSLDFSKKILHTTWHPQENIIAVAATNNLYIFQDKVN is encoded by the exons atggaggaggagagtgacgcCCGGAaaatcaacaacagctttcTACGCGACCATAACTATGCAACCGAAG CTGACATTATCTCGACGGTGGAGTTTAACTCTTCGGGGGAGCTTCTGGCCACAGGGGATAAAGGAGGAAGAGTGGTCGTCttccagagagagcaggag agcaAGAGCCAGCCACAGAGGCGGGGAGAGTACAACGTCTACAGCACGTTCCAGAGCCACGAGCCTGAGTTTGACTACCTGAAGAGTCTGGAGATCGAGGAGAAGATCAACAAGATCCGATGGCTGCCGCAGCAGAACGCCGCCTACTACCTCCTCTCCACCAATG ATAAGACAGTGAAGCTGTGGAAGATCAGTGAGAGGGACAAGCGTCCGGAGGGCTACAACCTGAAGGATGAGGACGGCAGGATCCGAgacccctccaccatcacctcccTGAGG gTGCCTGTGCTGCAGCCCATGGACCTGATGGTGGAGGCCACGGCCAGGCGTGTGTTCAGCAACGCCCACACCTACCACATCAACTCCATCTCCGTCAACTCCGACCTGCAGACCTTCATCTCCACGGACGACCTCCGTGTCAACCTCTGGAACCTGGAGATCACAGACCGCAGCTTCA ACATTGTGGACATCAAGCCGTCCAACATGGAGGAGCTGACGGAGGTGATCACCTCGGCGGAGTTCCACCCCCAGCAGTGCCACACCCTGGCCTACAGCAGCAGCAAGGGCTCCATCCGCCTCTGTGACATGAGAGAGGCCGCACTGTGTGACAAACACTCCAAGT actttGAGGAGCCTGAGGATCCATCCACTCGTTCCTTCTTCTCAGAGATCATCTCCTCGGTCTCTGACGTCAAGTTCAGCCACAGTGGACGCTACCTGCTGACCAGAGACTATCTCACCGCCAAGGTGTGGGACCTCCAGATGGAGAACAAACCCCTGGAGACCTACCAG GTCCATGACTACCTGAGGGGCAAGCTGTGCTCTCTGTATGAGAACGACTGCATATTCGACAAGTTTGAGTGTGTCTGGAACGGCTCAGACAG tgtgATCATGACCGGTTCCTACAACAACTTCTTCCGGATGTTCGACCGGAACACCAAGCGGGACGTGACCCTGGAGGCTTCCAGAGAGAACAGCAAACCCAGGGCCATCCTCAAACCCCGCAAG GTGTGCGTGGGCGGCAAGCGTCGTAAGGACGAGATCAGCGTGGACAGCCTGGACTTCAGTAAGAAGATCCTGCACACCACCTGGCACCCCCAGGAGAACATCATCGCCGTGGCGGCAACCAACAACCTCTACATCTTCCAGGACAAGGTCAACTAG
- the ppp2r2ba gene encoding serine/threonine-protein phosphatase 2A 55 kDa regulatory subunit B beta isoform isoform X1, whose translation MKCFSRYLPYLFRPPSTILSSTCHTEADIISTVEFNSSGELLATGDKGGRVVVFQREQESKSQPQRRGEYNVYSTFQSHEPEFDYLKSLEIEEKINKIRWLPQQNAAYYLLSTNDKTVKLWKISERDKRPEGYNLKDEDGRIRDPSTITSLRVPVLQPMDLMVEATARRVFSNAHTYHINSISVNSDLQTFISTDDLRVNLWNLEITDRSFNIVDIKPSNMEELTEVITSAEFHPQQCHTLAYSSSKGSIRLCDMREAALCDKHSKYFEEPEDPSTRSFFSEIISSVSDVKFSHSGRYLLTRDYLTAKVWDLQMENKPLETYQVHDYLRGKLCSLYENDCIFDKFECVWNGSDSVIMTGSYNNFFRMFDRNTKRDVTLEASRENSKPRAILKPRKVCVGGKRRKDEISVDSLDFSKKILHTTWHPQENIIAVAATNNLYIFQDKVN comes from the exons CTGACATTATCTCGACGGTGGAGTTTAACTCTTCGGGGGAGCTTCTGGCCACAGGGGATAAAGGAGGAAGAGTGGTCGTCttccagagagagcaggag agcaAGAGCCAGCCACAGAGGCGGGGAGAGTACAACGTCTACAGCACGTTCCAGAGCCACGAGCCTGAGTTTGACTACCTGAAGAGTCTGGAGATCGAGGAGAAGATCAACAAGATCCGATGGCTGCCGCAGCAGAACGCCGCCTACTACCTCCTCTCCACCAATG ATAAGACAGTGAAGCTGTGGAAGATCAGTGAGAGGGACAAGCGTCCGGAGGGCTACAACCTGAAGGATGAGGACGGCAGGATCCGAgacccctccaccatcacctcccTGAGG gTGCCTGTGCTGCAGCCCATGGACCTGATGGTGGAGGCCACGGCCAGGCGTGTGTTCAGCAACGCCCACACCTACCACATCAACTCCATCTCCGTCAACTCCGACCTGCAGACCTTCATCTCCACGGACGACCTCCGTGTCAACCTCTGGAACCTGGAGATCACAGACCGCAGCTTCA ACATTGTGGACATCAAGCCGTCCAACATGGAGGAGCTGACGGAGGTGATCACCTCGGCGGAGTTCCACCCCCAGCAGTGCCACACCCTGGCCTACAGCAGCAGCAAGGGCTCCATCCGCCTCTGTGACATGAGAGAGGCCGCACTGTGTGACAAACACTCCAAGT actttGAGGAGCCTGAGGATCCATCCACTCGTTCCTTCTTCTCAGAGATCATCTCCTCGGTCTCTGACGTCAAGTTCAGCCACAGTGGACGCTACCTGCTGACCAGAGACTATCTCACCGCCAAGGTGTGGGACCTCCAGATGGAGAACAAACCCCTGGAGACCTACCAG GTCCATGACTACCTGAGGGGCAAGCTGTGCTCTCTGTATGAGAACGACTGCATATTCGACAAGTTTGAGTGTGTCTGGAACGGCTCAGACAG tgtgATCATGACCGGTTCCTACAACAACTTCTTCCGGATGTTCGACCGGAACACCAAGCGGGACGTGACCCTGGAGGCTTCCAGAGAGAACAGCAAACCCAGGGCCATCCTCAAACCCCGCAAG GTGTGCGTGGGCGGCAAGCGTCGTAAGGACGAGATCAGCGTGGACAGCCTGGACTTCAGTAAGAAGATCCTGCACACCACCTGGCACCCCCAGGAGAACATCATCGCCGTGGCGGCAACCAACAACCTCTACATCTTCCAGGACAAGGTCAACTAG